A single window of Nicotiana sylvestris chromosome 3, ASM39365v2, whole genome shotgun sequence DNA harbors:
- the LOC138887170 gene encoding uncharacterized protein has product MRDCPNRDSGGMVQPANSTTGSVMSVHPSGRESQSSAGRGRGRGRWSSSGGNQNHSYALVGRHDQESSLDVVTGMLIICSHDVYALIDPGSTLSYITPIVARKFGIVPKILNDPFAVSTSVGELIIARCIYRGCTVAVCGRQTSADLVELEMLDFDAIMDMDWLAACYATVGCRAKTARFHFLGEPVLEWVGNTATPRGRFISYLKARKMIAKGYIYHIVRVKDADAEIATLQSIPVVKEYADVFPDELLGIPPEQEIDFGIDLLPGTQPISIPPYRLAPVELKELKEQLKHLLEKGFIKPSTSSWGAPVLFVWKKDGSLRMCIDYRQLNKVNIKNKYPLPRIDDLFDQL; this is encoded by the coding sequence atgcgagattgcccAAATAGAGATTCTGGGGGTATGGTGCAACCAGCAAATTCAACAACAGGATCAGTTATGTCCGTGCATCCTTCAGGGCGCGAGTCTCAGTCTTCAGCTGGTAGAGGTCGAGGTAGAGGTAGAtggtccagttcaggtggtaacCAGAATCATAGCTATGCGCTAGTAGGTCGACATGACCAAGAGTCCTCACTAGACGTTGTGACAGGTATGTTGATCATTTGTTCTCacgatgtttatgccttgatagacccaggaTCTACTTTATCATATATTACCCCAATTGTCGCGAGGAAATTTGGTATAGTGCCTAAAATACTTAATGATCCTTTTGCGGTATCTACATCGGTCGGAGAATTGATTATCGCTAGATGCATTTACCGAGGTTGTACGGTAGCAGTTTGTGGTCGTCAGACCTCAGCCGACCTGGTTGaactagagatgttggatttcGATGCTATCATGGACATGGActggttggcagcttgttatgccACAGTTGGTTGTCGAGCAAAGACAGCTAGATTTCATTTTCTGGGTGAgccagtccttgaatgggtaggtaatacagcgacacccagaggcaggtttatttcctatttgaaggcgaggaaaatgatcgcaaaagggtatatttatcatattgtgcgagttaaaGATGCAGATGCTGAGATAGCTACACTTCAGTCTATTCCAGTAGTAAAGGAGTATGCAgatgtatttccagatgaacttctaggtattcctccagagcaagagattgattttggcatcgatttgctTCCGGGAACGCAACCAATATCTATCCCTCCGTATAGATTGGCACCTGtcgaattgaaggagttgaaagagcagttaaAACATTTactggagaaaggtttcatcaaACCCAGTACCTCATCGTGGGGTGCACCGGTACTTTTTGTATGGAAGAAAGACGGCTCGctgaggatgtgtatcgattataggcaactgaacaaggtaaatattaagaataaatatccacttccaaggatagacgacttgtttgatcagttgtag